In the genome of Trichomycterus rosablanca isolate fTriRos1 chromosome 24, fTriRos1.hap1, whole genome shotgun sequence, one region contains:
- the LOC134301728 gene encoding DNA-binding protein inhibitor ID-1-like produces the protein MKVVGPTCALKSKVGGEDVVRCLSDQSLGISKCKLPLLDEHVSVFLLQDMNSCYSKLKELVPTLPANKKASKVEILQHVIDYIWDLQVELNEPGRKNSTPRNPLTTLNAELASISVENGCC, from the exons ATGAAGGTTGTGGGACCAACATGCGCTCTGAAGAGCAAGGTCGGGGGTGAGGACGTGGTCCGATGCCTGTCTGACCAGAGCCTGGGCATCTCCAAGTGCAAGCTTCCTCTTCTGGATGAACACGTGAGCGTGTTCCTCCTGCAGGACATGAACAGCTGCTACAGCAAGCTGAAGGAACTTGTGCCAACCCTGCCTGCCAACAAGAAGGCCAGCAAGGTGGAGATCCTTCAGCATGTCATTGACTACATCTGGGATCTTCAGGTGGAGCTGAACGAGCCTGGCAGGAAGAACTCCACACCAAGAAACCCTCTCACCACCCTCAATGCAGAGCTGGCCAGCATTTCTGTCGAG AATGGCTGCTGTTAA